One Methanocella sp. DNA window includes the following coding sequences:
- a CDS encoding ABC transporter permease translates to MKLRDYIIRRLLLLIPVLIGVTFITFTLSHLSGDPAAAWITDKTPKSLYPVIYEKHHLNDPIPIQYLYYLDDLSHFDLGLSASEGGRPVANSLADYFPATLELTICSMILTLLVGISIGVISAIKKDKVIDHIVRIFSLCGVSVPIFWFALILQYVFYLQLGWLPLGGRLPIFMSPPPRVTGLYLLDSSLAGQWDVFTQALIHLILPSFCLGYSSLAIFARLTRSSMLDVMSQDFIRTARAKGLSEATVIVKHGLRNALIPAVTMAGLAFGGLLSGAVLTETIFMWPGIGRYSVHAISSNDFPSIMGFTLIVVFAYVLMNLVVDILYAYLDPRVKFG, encoded by the coding sequence ATGAAATTACGAGACTATATCATTCGCAGACTTCTATTGCTCATCCCCGTATTGATCGGTGTTACATTCATCACATTCACACTATCGCATTTATCCGGCGACCCCGCTGCCGCCTGGATTACTGATAAAACACCCAAGTCCTTGTATCCCGTTATTTATGAGAAGCACCATCTCAATGACCCGATACCCATTCAATATCTATATTATCTCGATGATCTATCCCATTTTGACCTGGGCCTCTCCGCCTCAGAAGGCGGACGCCCGGTGGCCAATAGCCTGGCGGATTATTTCCCCGCGACGCTGGAGCTGACGATCTGTAGCATGATCTTGACGCTCCTGGTAGGGATATCGATCGGCGTCATCTCGGCCATAAAAAAAGATAAGGTGATCGACCATATCGTCCGTATCTTTAGCCTCTGTGGCGTTTCCGTTCCCATCTTCTGGTTCGCCCTGATACTCCAGTACGTATTCTATCTCCAGCTTGGCTGGCTACCGTTGGGCGGACGGCTTCCCATATTTATGTCTCCGCCGCCGCGGGTCACCGGGCTTTACCTGCTCGATAGCTCCCTCGCCGGCCAGTGGGATGTATTCACTCAGGCTCTGATCCATCTTATACTGCCGTCCTTCTGTCTCGGCTATTCGTCCCTGGCTATCTTCGCCCGTCTGACACGATCGAGCATGCTCGACGTGATGTCGCAAGATTTCATCCGGACGGCGCGCGCCAAGGGTCTCTCCGAGGCCACAGTCATCGTAAAGCATGGGCTCCGGAATGCCCTGATCCCCGCAGTGACAATGGCGGGGCTGGCATTTGGCGGCCTTTTGTCGGGGGCCGTGCTGACGGAAACAATTTTCATGTGGCCCGGGATTGGACGCTATTCGGTCCACGCCATATCATCTAATGATTTCCCCTCCATCATGGGATTTACGCTGATCGTCGTGTTCGCTTACGTCTTGATGAACCTCGTCGTGGATATCCTGTACGCTTATCTTGACCCGCGGGTCAAATTCGGGTGA
- a CDS encoding ABC transporter permease: MAVDTKAILEKPVEKPSEPPKKKGFIDEWKEKHESRIKEFRYSFHMFSRSPLAIVGLLTVLVFLLIMIFAPYIAPYGPMDWDWNHMKEAPSLQHLFGTDDRGADVFSRVIWGSRLSMPVGFAVVISAVIVGTIIGIISGYYGGAVDELMMRITDIFLSFPYLVLAMVVCAALGRSLENVMFAMTITWWPSYARLVRGQVLSIRENKYVEAARALGASNTRIMFRHILPNSISPIIVQATMDVGGAILTAAGLSFIGFGAKPGQAEWGRMVSDGSNYFFGQWWIATFPGLVILLITLGFNLFGDGLRDILDPKLRR; the protein is encoded by the coding sequence ATGGCGGTCGATACAAAAGCAATCCTGGAAAAGCCGGTAGAAAAACCGAGCGAGCCGCCAAAGAAGAAGGGCTTCATAGATGAGTGGAAGGAAAAGCACGAGTCCCGGATCAAGGAGTTCCGGTATTCCTTCCACATGTTCTCGAGGAGCCCGCTGGCAATCGTCGGGCTGCTGACCGTTCTGGTATTCTTATTAATCATGATATTTGCCCCATACATCGCCCCATATGGGCCGATGGACTGGGATTGGAACCATATGAAGGAAGCGCCGAGCCTGCAGCACTTGTTTGGCACAGATGACCGGGGCGCTGATGTATTTAGCCGGGTCATCTGGGGCTCGCGGCTTTCTATGCCCGTGGGCTTCGCCGTCGTCATTTCCGCTGTCATCGTGGGAACGATTATCGGCATCATCTCAGGATATTATGGCGGCGCGGTCGATGAGCTAATGATGCGGATCACGGATATTTTCCTCTCCTTCCCATACCTGGTTCTGGCGATGGTCGTCTGTGCGGCGCTGGGCAGGAGCCTGGAAAATGTCATGTTTGCGATGACCATCACATGGTGGCCGTCCTATGCCCGTCTGGTACGGGGCCAGGTACTCTCCATCCGGGAGAATAAATATGTGGAAGCGGCCCGGGCGCTCGGCGCGAGCAATACGCGCATCATGTTTCGGCACATCCTGCCTAACTCGATCTCGCCCATCATCGTACAGGCGACAATGGATGTGGGCGGTGCTATCCTTACGGCGGCAGGCTTGAGCTTCATTGGCTTTGGCGCAAAGCCCGGCCAGGCGGAGTGGGGACGCATGGTGTCCGATGGTTCGAACTATTTCTTCGGCCAGTGGTGGATAGCCACGTTCCCCGGCCTCGTCATCCTGCTCATCACGCTGGGCTTCAACCTGTTCGGCGACGGCCTGCGAGATATTCTTGACCCGAAGTTGCGGCGCTGA
- a CDS encoding ABC transporter ATP-binding protein: MSDIILSIRGLKTNFYTYTGVVKALDGVNLDIIKGETIGLVGETGCGKSVTALSILRLIKWPPGRIDEGSILFDNKDLLKINEKEMRNIRGNKISMIFQEPMTSFNPVYTIGDQISEVLILHQHLKKADANKKAVEMLKFTQVPDPERVAKSHPYELSGGMLQRAMIAMALSCQPQILIADEPTTALDVTIQAQILELIRDLKNKINATVLIITHDLGVVADICDRVGVMYAGNVIELADVRSIFYKPLHPYTVGLISSIPKITQNTDRRLDTIPGSVPNLITPPPGCRFHPRCSKAMDICKVEKPACLEIEPGHFVMCHLYDGKGKVS; encoded by the coding sequence ATGTCTGATATTATTCTAAGTATTCGTGGCCTGAAGACGAACTTCTACACCTATACAGGCGTGGTTAAAGCGCTCGACGGAGTAAACCTGGATATTATCAAGGGCGAGACCATCGGCCTCGTCGGCGAAACTGGTTGCGGTAAGTCGGTCACGGCGCTCTCCATCCTGCGCCTGATCAAGTGGCCTCCGGGACGAATCGACGAGGGCAGCATCCTGTTTGATAATAAGGACCTGCTGAAGATCAATGAGAAAGAGATGCGAAACATTCGCGGCAATAAAATATCGATGATATTCCAGGAGCCCATGACCTCGTTTAACCCCGTGTACACCATCGGGGACCAGATCAGCGAAGTTCTCATTCTGCACCAGCACCTGAAAAAAGCCGACGCGAATAAAAAAGCGGTCGAGATGCTCAAATTCACCCAGGTGCCTGATCCCGAGCGAGTGGCAAAGAGCCATCCCTATGAACTCTCGGGCGGCATGCTCCAGCGGGCGATGATCGCCATGGCATTGTCGTGTCAGCCCCAGATCCTCATTGCGGACGAGCCGACTACGGCTCTGGACGTGACCATCCAGGCGCAGATACTGGAACTGATCCGCGATCTGAAGAATAAGATCAACGCCACTGTCCTCATCATCACGCATGACCTGGGCGTTGTGGCCGACATCTGTGACCGTGTAGGCGTCATGTATGCCGGCAACGTGATTGAGCTGGCCGACGTGCGATCGATTTTTTATAAGCCGCTCCACCCGTATACCGTAGGCCTGATCAGTTCCATACCCAAGATCACGCAAAACACGGACCGGCGGCTAGATACGATCCCCGGTTCCGTGCCTAACCTGATCACTCCTCCGCCGGGGTGTCGGTTCCATCCGCGCTGCAGTAAGGCGATGGATATATGCAAGGTCGAAAAGCCCGCTTGCCTCGAGATTGAGCCGGGCCATTTCGTCATGTGCCATCTATACGATGGAAAAGGTAAGGTGAGCTGA